One genomic segment of Paenibacillus durus includes these proteins:
- a CDS encoding ABC-F family ATP-binding cassette domain-containing protein, translated as MLLQATGITKLYGIQPVLEGINLQVNERERVGLVGVNGAGKSTLLKILAGELSHDGGHIHKSKETTVGYLAQNSGLQSERTIHEEMLSVFASLIEAEAELRQLEQQIADPAAAEDEKRYGELLERYSLRSDWFKDRGGYEMNTRIRSVLHGMGFGDFPPDTPIATLSGGQKTRLALARILLQAPDLLMLDEPTNHLDIETLTWLEDYLRGYSGGILVVSHDRYFLDRLVTTIVEIERHQSHRYTGNYSRYVDLKAAEFESRLKQYEKQQGEIAKMEEFVQRNIVRASTTKRAQSRRKALEKMDRIDRPLGELKKANFSFEPDFHSGREVLQVREVAVAFGEGAPLFKNASFELRRGDTAALIGPNGIGKSTLLQCLTGTREPSAGSVNWGTKVKIGYYDQEQTRLNPQNTVLEELWSEYPMLEEARIRTILGNFLFSGEDVQKKISALSGGEKARVSLSKLMLRGANMLILDEPTNHLDLVSREVLESALIDFEGTLLFISHDRYFLNKMAERVLELHPDGIDQYLGNYDDYIAKKGELEDLASEAAGGTPASPPASLDRELSAPEKGGASSYEADKQAKREERSRQRRLAELEDAIAGLEEEIAVIETEMTKPEVYQDYMVLQEHERDLNEKKQALAGFFSEWEVLADE; from the coding sequence ATGCTTCTTCAAGCGACAGGTATTACGAAATTATACGGCATCCAGCCCGTGCTCGAAGGCATTAACCTGCAGGTAAACGAGCGGGAACGGGTCGGACTCGTCGGCGTCAACGGAGCCGGGAAGTCTACCCTGCTGAAAATACTGGCCGGGGAACTGTCCCATGACGGCGGTCATATTCATAAATCCAAGGAAACGACGGTGGGGTATCTGGCCCAGAACAGCGGGCTGCAATCGGAGCGGACTATTCACGAGGAAATGCTGTCCGTATTTGCTTCGCTCATCGAAGCCGAAGCGGAACTTCGGCAGTTGGAGCAGCAGATCGCCGATCCGGCCGCTGCGGAGGACGAGAAGCGTTACGGTGAGCTGCTGGAGCGCTACTCCCTGCGTTCGGACTGGTTCAAAGACCGGGGCGGATATGAAATGAACACGCGGATACGCAGCGTTCTGCACGGCATGGGATTCGGAGATTTTCCTCCGGATACACCGATCGCAACGCTCAGCGGCGGGCAGAAGACCCGCCTGGCTCTTGCCCGCATTCTGCTTCAGGCCCCGGATCTTCTGATGCTGGACGAACCGACCAACCATCTGGACATTGAGACGCTGACCTGGCTGGAGGATTATTTGCGGGGATATTCGGGAGGCATACTGGTCGTATCCCATGACCGTTACTTCCTTGACAGACTGGTCACGACCATTGTGGAAATCGAGCGGCATCAATCGCACCGGTACACAGGGAATTACAGCCGCTACGTGGATCTCAAGGCCGCCGAGTTCGAGAGCAGACTCAAGCAGTACGAGAAGCAGCAGGGCGAAATCGCCAAAATGGAGGAGTTCGTGCAGCGCAATATCGTGCGGGCCTCCACTACCAAGCGGGCGCAGAGCCGGCGCAAGGCGCTGGAAAAGATGGACCGGATTGACCGGCCGCTCGGCGAGCTGAAAAAAGCGAACTTTTCCTTTGAGCCGGATTTTCATTCCGGCAGGGAAGTGCTTCAGGTCAGGGAAGTCGCTGTGGCCTTCGGCGAGGGGGCGCCTTTGTTCAAAAATGCGTCCTTCGAGCTGCGCCGAGGAGATACGGCCGCCCTAATCGGCCCTAACGGCATCGGCAAGTCGACGCTGCTGCAGTGCCTGACCGGCACCCGGGAGCCCTCCGCAGGGAGCGTAAACTGGGGTACCAAGGTCAAAATCGGCTACTACGATCAGGAGCAGACCCGGCTGAATCCGCAGAACACTGTGCTGGAGGAGCTGTGGAGCGAATATCCGATGCTGGAGGAGGCGCGAATCCGGACGATTCTCGGCAACTTTCTGTTCAGCGGCGAGGACGTGCAGAAGAAAATCTCCGCGCTCAGCGGCGGCGAGAAAGCACGTGTATCGCTCTCCAAGCTGATGCTGCGGGGAGCGAATATGCTTATCCTCGACGAACCAACCAACCATCTTGATCTGGTCAGCCGAGAAGTGCTCGAATCGGCGCTGATTGATTTTGAAGGCACGCTGCTCTTCATCTCCCATGACCGTTATTTTCTGAACAAGATGGCGGAGCGCGTGCTGGAGCTTCATCCGGACGGAATTGACCAGTATCTCGGAAATTACGACGACTATATCGCAAAAAAAGGAGAACTGGAGGATCTGGCAAGCGAAGCTGCGGGGGGCACTCCCGCTTCTCCTCCGGCCAGCCTTGATAGGGAATTATCCGCTCCTGAAAAAGGAGGCGCCTCTTCGTACGAAGCCGATAAACAGGCCAAGCGCGAGGAACGCAGCCGCCAGCGGCGGCTGGCCGAACTGGAAGACGCCATTGCCGGACTGGAGGAAGAGATCGCGGTAATCGAAACGGAAATGACGAAGCCGGAGGTCTATCAGGACTACATGGTGCTTCAGGAGCATGAGCGGGACTTAAACGAAAAGAAACAGGCGCTTGCCGGATTTTTTAGCGAATGGGAAGTTCTTGCTGACGAATAA
- the tsaB gene encoding tRNA (adenosine(37)-N6)-threonylcarbamoyltransferase complex dimerization subunit type 1 TsaB yields MTNVIEQPRKRFLALDTATATLGVAVTEGGRVLHEINASGERNHSVHLLPMIGEALRASGGSEMLDGISVGVGPGSYTGTRIAITAAKSLAWGWKLPVAGVSTLQALAWGGWSAGAGSPDEAAAGNERSADGFGPDWIIPLLDARRGQAYTALFAAGGGSAPQRLAPDRIRLMADWVQSLTERLKKAKALGESPRRLWFVGETALHGSEESLKPLEGASELRVLPYELEGRWVGFLGEARHASGDIDDIHGLVPNYTQLAEAEANLLKAGKGGMKSR; encoded by the coding sequence GCGACGGCAACGCTCGGCGTGGCGGTGACCGAGGGCGGCAGGGTGCTGCATGAAATTAATGCGTCGGGAGAGCGCAACCATTCCGTGCATCTTCTGCCGATGATCGGCGAGGCGCTGCGGGCTTCGGGTGGAAGCGAAATGCTGGACGGCATTTCCGTCGGCGTAGGGCCGGGTTCCTACACGGGAACCCGGATTGCCATCACGGCGGCCAAGTCGCTGGCGTGGGGCTGGAAGCTGCCCGTCGCCGGCGTGTCCACGCTGCAGGCGCTGGCCTGGGGCGGCTGGAGCGCCGGCGCGGGAAGCCCGGACGAAGCCGCCGCCGGGAATGAACGGTCCGCTGACGGCTTCGGACCGGACTGGATTATTCCGCTGCTTGATGCGCGGCGCGGCCAGGCGTATACGGCTCTGTTCGCCGCAGGCGGCGGGAGTGCGCCGCAGCGTCTTGCGCCGGACCGGATACGCCTCATGGCGGATTGGGTGCAGTCCCTTACGGAGCGTCTGAAGAAAGCGAAGGCGCTAGGGGAGAGCCCGCGACGGCTCTGGTTTGTCGGCGAGACGGCGCTTCATGGAAGCGAAGAATCACTGAAGCCGCTGGAGGGCGCTTCCGAGCTGCGCGTTTTGCCTTATGAACTGGAAGGCCGCTGGGTCGGATTTCTTGGAGAAGCGCGGCATGCGTCCGGAGATATCGACGATATACACGGCTTGGTTCCCAATTATACACAGCTTGCGGAAGCGGAAGCGAATCTGCTCAAAGCCGGCAAAGGAGGCATGAAATCGAGATGA
- the rimI gene encoding ribosomal protein S18-alanine N-acetyltransferase — MTEAEPAKGREEEALGFRLMKVEDIPDILVIEHEAFTMPWTGEAFRNELTHNHFARYMVMEFDGRIIGYAGMWAIVDEAHVTNIALLEAYRGRKWGERLLDELMKTAAYLGMKSITLEVRVSNEVAQNLYRKKGFRPAGLRKGYYSDNREDALIMWAELPSYLDYGVMEGRVGLE, encoded by the coding sequence ATGACGGAAGCTGAACCGGCAAAAGGGCGGGAAGAAGAAGCTCTTGGCTTTCGGTTGATGAAAGTGGAAGATATCCCCGATATTCTCGTGATCGAACATGAAGCCTTCACGATGCCCTGGACAGGAGAGGCCTTCCGCAATGAGCTTACGCATAATCATTTTGCCAGGTACATGGTTATGGAGTTTGATGGCCGCATCATCGGCTACGCGGGAATGTGGGCGATTGTAGACGAGGCGCATGTGACGAATATTGCGCTGCTTGAGGCGTACCGGGGGCGGAAATGGGGCGAAAGGCTGCTGGATGAGCTGATGAAGACCGCCGCCTATCTCGGGATGAAATCGATCACACTGGAAGTGCGGGTATCCAACGAAGTCGCTCAAAATTTATACCGCAAAAAGGGCTTCCGGCCTGCCGGCCTGCGCAAGGGATATTATTCCGACAACCGCGAGGATGCGCTGATTATGTGGGCGGAACTGCCGTCTTACCTGGATTACGGGGTTATGGAAGGAAGAGTGGGACTGGAATGA
- the tsaD gene encoding tRNA (adenosine(37)-N6)-threonylcarbamoyltransferase complex transferase subunit TsaD: MKDETGALKPVYILAIETSCDETSAAVVKDGYEVLSNIISSQIETHRAFGGVVPEVASRKHVEVITLIVEEALARAEVTPDMLDAVAVTQGPGLVGALLVGVVAAKALALAWNKPLIGTHHIAGHIYASRLVKELKYPCLALVASGGHTELVSLEAEGRFRIIGRTRDDAVGEAYDKVARALGFPYPGGPHVDKLAHEAAEAAALPRVWLEPDSYDFSLSGLKSAVLNLVNQSRMKGLEPDVAAIARGFQESVVEVLVEKAVRAVRATDARQLLLCGGVAANRGLREALAARCESEGIELIIPPAVYCTDNAAMIGAAAYVKWRSDGGTPLDMVADPGFSLEDWSVKGY, encoded by the coding sequence ATGAAGGACGAAACGGGCGCTCTAAAGCCTGTCTATATATTGGCAATCGAGACAAGCTGCGACGAGACGTCGGCGGCTGTCGTAAAAGACGGATATGAGGTGCTGTCGAACATCATCTCCAGCCAGATCGAAACCCACCGCGCTTTCGGCGGTGTGGTGCCTGAAGTGGCCTCCCGCAAGCATGTGGAGGTCATTACGCTTATCGTTGAAGAAGCGCTTGCCCGGGCGGAGGTCACTCCGGATATGCTGGACGCAGTCGCGGTAACGCAGGGACCGGGGCTGGTCGGAGCTCTGCTGGTCGGCGTTGTGGCCGCCAAAGCCCTGGCGCTGGCCTGGAACAAGCCGCTGATCGGGACGCATCATATCGCCGGACATATCTATGCGAGCCGGCTGGTGAAAGAGCTGAAGTATCCATGTCTGGCGCTCGTAGCTTCCGGGGGACATACGGAGCTGGTCAGTCTGGAAGCGGAAGGGCGCTTCCGGATTATCGGGCGCACGCGGGACGACGCGGTCGGCGAAGCCTACGACAAGGTAGCCCGGGCGCTCGGTTTCCCATATCCCGGGGGGCCGCATGTGGACAAGCTGGCGCATGAAGCGGCGGAAGCGGCGGCGCTGCCGAGGGTGTGGCTGGAGCCGGATTCCTATGATTTCAGCCTGAGCGGCCTGAAGTCGGCGGTGCTGAATCTGGTGAACCAGAGCCGGATGAAAGGGCTGGAGCCCGATGTGGCGGCTATCGCCCGCGGATTTCAGGAATCGGTCGTCGAGGTGCTGGTGGAAAAAGCCGTCCGCGCCGTCCGCGCCACGGATGCGAGGCAGCTTCTGCTGTGCGGCGGCGTGGCCGCGAACCGGGGGCTGCGCGAGGCGCTTGCTGCCCGTTGTGAAAGTGAAGGCATTGAGCTGATCATTCCTCCGGCCGTGTACTGCACAGATAACGCCGCGATGATCGGCGCAGCCGCCTATGTGAAATGGAGAAGCGACGGCGGAACGCCGCTGGACATGGTAGCCGATCCCGGCTTTTCCCTGGAAGATTGGTCGGTTAAGGGCTATTGA
- a CDS encoding 5-formyltetrahydrofolate cyclo-ligase, which yields MTDGDLQLAACKRELRSRAAAIRDGIHPLRRGEWSSLACRHAWKWLEETGAKSLMFYVPFRSELDTRPLIEWCWAEGRKVILPRVHADSGELSLHRVESWNELAQGAYGIPEPAETSLAIGEEDGPSVVFVPGLAFDPRGGRLGYGRGYYDRLWDRFERASASGTRENTVWVGLAYGAQVLPVVPMDVHDAYMDMLITEQGMLHCRKKGD from the coding sequence GTGACAGACGGGGATTTGCAGCTTGCCGCCTGCAAGCGTGAGCTGCGCAGCCGCGCTGCCGCTATCCGCGATGGAATACATCCGCTGCGGAGAGGGGAGTGGTCCTCACTCGCGTGCCGACATGCATGGAAGTGGCTGGAGGAAACCGGTGCAAAATCGCTTATGTTCTACGTTCCGTTCCGCTCCGAGCTGGATACGCGCCCTCTGATCGAGTGGTGCTGGGCGGAAGGGCGTAAGGTAATTCTTCCCCGTGTCCATGCCGATTCCGGAGAGCTGTCGCTGCACAGGGTGGAGTCATGGAACGAGCTGGCTCAGGGAGCGTATGGCATTCCCGAGCCCGCGGAGACTTCCCTGGCGATTGGGGAAGAAGACGGCCCGTCGGTGGTCTTTGTCCCGGGCCTGGCTTTCGATCCCAGGGGAGGAAGGCTGGGTTACGGCCGGGGGTATTATGACCGGCTGTGGGACCGGTTCGAACGAGCCTCCGCTTCAGGAACGAGGGAGAACACCGTCTGGGTCGGCCTCGCATACGGCGCGCAGGTGCTGCCTGTGGTGCCTATGGATGTTCATGACGCTTACATGGACATGCTGATTACCGAGCAAGGAATGCTGCACTGCCGAAAGAAAGGGGATTGA